TGTACGCCTGGCTGGCGCTGGCCATAAACACCACGGGCCAAACGAAGGCTCCTGAATTTTTCGTCGTGTATTTTACCTTCACGAAAAGCTCTGATCTTTTTTTCCAGGTCGATAATATCCTGCTCTACTATTGGGTTCTCCAGTTCTGTTCTGAAGCTTTGCATAAGCTATTTTTTTAATCAATTATAAAAAAGCCCCTTTGGCTTTGGCTAAAGAGGCGTATGTGGATAATACAAATTATAGCCGTGTCCTGTCGCCGGTTAAACAGCAGTACATGTGGATATAAGTGTGTGTATTAATAGGGCTCATTATGTTTTATATCACAAATATATACATAGTATAGGGAAATGGTAGAATTTAATTGAAAAAACTGTTATTTGACAGTTTTATGATGACATTACACGTTGATGAGCGTCTGCTCGCGGGTTATAATGTCAGCTATGCTGGTCTCGCTCAGTATTTTAAGTGTAGCATCCCGCACATCAACAAACACATCGCGGATGCCGCAGGTAGTTTCTTGGTGGCACTCATCGCATTTGTGGTAAAAATTCAGGCTGGCACAAGGTACCATGGCTATGGGGCCATCGGTAATGCGCATGATACTTACCAGGAAAATCTCTTTCGGATCGCGGTTTAAGCTGTAACCGCCGCCTGCTCCTTTTTTACTATACAGGAAACCAGCATTGCGCAGATCGAGCAGGATTTGTTCCAGGAATTTTTTGGGAATTCGTTCTGCCTCGGCGATTCTCGAAATTTGCATAGGCGGCTGATCCATGTTTTTGCCCAGGATCACCAATGCCTTAATAGCGTACTTTGTTTTTTTGGAAAGCATTTTAAAAAATAAAAACTCAAAAAGTTAAACAATATTAAATAAAATAATCCACTAAAACTATAGAGTACAACGATACTATCTTATTTACCTTTTTTGTTATAATAAAATTACAGTTTGCCAAAAAATATGTAAAATCAATGGATGTTAAGACGGAAAAAGAGGGCGATATGATGGGCGTATTTCTTTTTATCAAAAAAAAGCGCTGTTAATTGAATATACAATTGCAGTAAAACCCGAGATTTTTTGATATATCTTTATTTTTTATCCGAATGCCCAAGGTTTTTTTCGGGATTAACCCTGTCGCGTATTAATTGTTTTAGCTCTTTAATTTCCGGGAACCGCCCCTCTTTTTTCCTGTCAAAAATCACATCGCCATCGATAAAAACAGAATACCTTCCGCTTATTTCGCTTGGATGTAGGGTTACCCCAAAAATATCATTAGTAAAAGTGGTAAGCAGTTCCTGGGCCATATAAGCTGCCCGCATCATCCAGCCGCATTTGGGGCAATATTCAATAGTGACGGTTGGTTTCATGATACTGATTTCTTTTTCTCAATTATAAATCTGTCGTCGGTGTGTGTGCTTAATACACTAAGGGTATCACCGACAGTAACAAATCCTTCGCCCTGGTGTACCAGGTTTTGTCCAAAAAGGATCTTGTTATTTTTTAAGCGATAAGTAGCCAGTGTTTTCAACGGTTCTTTAGCTTTTACGCCCGTTTGCTGATCGATAGTGGTCATTACACAGCGGGCGCAGAGTTTAGCTCCGTAAAAATTGATGCCCGAGATGTTTATATGGTCCATCAGGTCTTCGCTAAAGGCATCGCCGCCGGTAAAAACAATGTTGGGCCTAAACCTATCCATCGGTAAGGCAGCCGGCAGGCGTTTATTTAAATCATCCAGCGAAGCCTGGCCGATGAGTAAAAATGGATAAGCATCGGCAAAAGAAGTGATCATGCCCGGCTGTGCATAACGTTGGTCAACTTCACGTTCACTATCGTCGGGCATGTAAATCAGCCGGCAGGGAATGCCCAATATGGTGGTAAACCATTCGTCAAACTCATCGCCTACATAAACGCCTATACACGTATCATCCCAAATAACCACATCATGTTTACTAAGGGTATCGTATGTAAAAGGGATTTTTATAGATCCGTTTGCATGATGAGAAACCATCAAGCCATCGCTTTGTATGTTTACTTTGATCAGCGCCATCTGGGGGTGTTCCCTTTGGGTGAGAAACCTGTTTTGGCCATCAACCAGCATCCATCGCCTATCGTGTTTAAAACCGCGCGAGGTAACTTCGGCCGAAGTTACCGGAATACCGCCAAGAGATTTTATAGGATATATGTAAAGCTGGCTGATTTGAAGCATACGCGATATGTGATGGCCCGGTAAAAATAGAAAAATTTGACCTGAATGCGAAGCCGGCATGAAAGCTAAGGCGCTTCATCCAGGTTCGGATAAAAAATATTTCAATCGATTGCTTTAGTTAATATTAATTGATAATATTGTTTTATCCAATTGAGAAACCAATACTAAATATACTCATAACCAATTCGAGATTATGCCATTAAACAATGTAAGCGGCAGCGCCAAAGCCGGAAATACTTATGACGCT
The genomic region above belongs to Mucilaginibacter sp. KACC 22773 and contains:
- a CDS encoding SelT/SelW/SelH family protein gives rise to the protein MKPTVTIEYCPKCGWMMRAAYMAQELLTTFTNDIFGVTLHPSEISGRYSVFIDGDVIFDRKKEGRFPEIKELKQLIRDRVNPEKNLGHSDKK
- a CDS encoding RrF2 family transcriptional regulator; translated protein: MLSKKTKYAIKALVILGKNMDQPPMQISRIAEAERIPKKFLEQILLDLRNAGFLYSKKGAGGGYSLNRDPKEIFLVSIMRITDGPIAMVPCASLNFYHKCDECHQETTCGIRDVFVDVRDATLKILSETSIADIITREQTLINV
- a CDS encoding MOSC domain-containing protein; this translates as MLQISQLYIYPIKSLGGIPVTSAEVTSRGFKHDRRWMLVDGQNRFLTQREHPQMALIKVNIQSDGLMVSHHANGSIKIPFTYDTLSKHDVVIWDDTCIGVYVGDEFDEWFTTILGIPCRLIYMPDDSEREVDQRYAQPGMITSFADAYPFLLIGQASLDDLNKRLPAALPMDRFRPNIVFTGGDAFSEDLMDHINISGINFYGAKLCARCVMTTIDQQTGVKAKEPLKTLATYRLKNNKILFGQNLVHQGEGFVTVGDTLSVLSTHTDDRFIIEKKKSVS